The proteins below are encoded in one region of Streptomyces sp. NBC_00490:
- a CDS encoding ABC transporter ATP-binding protein — MAEQQRDPRPTVIADDLHIVYRVNGAKSGKGSATAALSRIVKRGEERGVRKVHAVRGVSFVSYRGEAIGLIGSNGSGKSTLLRAIAGLLPAESGKVYTDGQPSLLGVNAALMNDLTGERNVILGGLAMGMSREQIKERYQEIVDFSGINEKGDFITLPMRTYSSGMAARLRFSIAAAKDHDVLMIDEALATGDRKFQKRSEARIRELRKHAGTVFLVSHNNKSIRDTCDRVLWLERGELRMDGPTEEVLKEYEKFTGK; from the coding sequence GTGGCTGAGCAGCAGCGGGACCCCCGCCCCACCGTCATCGCGGACGACCTCCACATCGTCTACCGCGTCAACGGCGCCAAGTCCGGCAAGGGCAGCGCCACCGCCGCGCTGAGCCGCATCGTCAAGCGCGGCGAGGAGCGCGGCGTCCGCAAGGTGCACGCCGTGCGCGGTGTCTCCTTCGTCTCCTACCGCGGTGAGGCCATCGGCCTGATCGGCTCCAACGGCTCCGGCAAGTCGACCCTGCTGCGCGCCATCGCCGGCCTGCTGCCCGCCGAGAGCGGCAAGGTCTACACCGACGGCCAGCCCTCGCTGCTCGGCGTCAACGCGGCCCTGATGAACGACCTCACGGGTGAGCGGAACGTCATATTGGGCGGGCTCGCCATGGGCATGTCCCGGGAGCAGATCAAGGAGCGCTACCAGGAGATCGTCGACTTCTCCGGCATCAACGAGAAGGGCGACTTCATCACCCTGCCGATGCGCACCTATTCCTCCGGCATGGCGGCCCGTCTGCGTTTCTCCATCGCCGCGGCCAAGGACCACGACGTCCTGATGATCGACGAGGCGCTGGCGACCGGCGACCGCAAGTTCCAGAAGCGCTCCGAGGCCCGCATCCGCGAACTGCGCAAGCACGCGGGCACGGTGTTCCTGGTCAGCCACAACAACAAGTCGATCCGTGACACCTGCGACCGGGTCCTGTGGCTGGAGCGCGGCGAGCTGCGCATGGACGGCCCGACCGAAGAGGTCCTCAAGGAGTACGAGAAGTTCACGGGCAAGTAG
- the hpnC gene encoding squalene synthase HpnC encodes MCRPRSGRFAVTGTDTAGAPDPERGTLDKAAGENFPVAPFFLPRAWRTDLMAVYGFARLVDDIGDGDLAPGGADARLLGVPAEDAEDRLRLLDAFEADLERVFSGEPRHPLLRRLQPTVRRCSLTPEPFLALIAANRQDQLVKRYETYDDLLAYCELSANPVGRLVLGVTGTSTPERIRLSDAICTALQIVEHLQDVAEDLGRDRIYLPAQDMKRFHVQEADLATKTAGASVRALVAYEAQRARGLLNEGAPLVGSVHGRLKLLLAGFVAGGRAAIHAIAAAEYDVLPGPPKPGKLQLLREVGVTLRGKG; translated from the coding sequence ATGTGCCGTCCCCGCTCCGGGCGGTTCGCGGTGACGGGAACCGACACGGCGGGCGCTCCCGATCCGGAGCGCGGCACGCTGGACAAGGCCGCGGGTGAGAACTTCCCCGTGGCCCCCTTCTTCCTGCCCAGGGCCTGGCGCACCGATCTCATGGCGGTGTACGGGTTCGCCCGCCTTGTCGACGACATCGGCGACGGCGACCTCGCCCCCGGCGGCGCCGACGCGCGTCTGCTCGGTGTGCCGGCCGAGGACGCCGAGGACCGGCTGCGCCTGCTGGACGCCTTCGAGGCCGACCTCGAACGGGTCTTCTCCGGAGAACCCCGCCACCCCCTGCTGCGCCGCCTGCAGCCGACGGTCCGCCGCTGCTCGCTCACCCCCGAGCCCTTCCTCGCGCTGATCGCCGCCAACCGCCAGGACCAGCTGGTCAAGCGGTACGAGACCTACGACGATCTGCTCGCCTACTGCGAGCTGTCGGCCAACCCGGTGGGCCGCCTCGTCCTCGGCGTCACCGGCACCTCGACCCCCGAGCGGATCCGGCTGTCGGACGCCATCTGCACGGCCCTGCAGATCGTCGAACACCTCCAGGACGTCGCCGAGGACCTCGGCCGCGACCGCATCTACCTGCCAGCCCAGGACATGAAACGGTTCCATGTCCAGGAGGCGGATCTCGCCACGAAGACCGCAGGCGCATCGGTGCGCGCACTGGTCGCGTACGAAGCACAACGCGCCCGCGGTCTCCTGAATGAAGGCGCCCCCCTGGTGGGTAGCGTCCACGGCAGGCTGAAGCTGCTGCTCGCGGGGTTCGTGGCGGGGGGAAGGGCGGCGATCCATGCGATTGCCGCCGCCGAATACGACGTACTTCCCGGCCCGCCCAAGCCCGGCAAGCTCCAGTTGCTGCGCGAGGTGGGCGTGACTCTGCGAGGAAAGGGGTGA
- the hpnD gene encoding presqualene diphosphate synthase HpnD: protein MIRTVEAEPRVSAPVLAAYSYCEAVTGQQARNFAYGIRLLPLPKRRAMSALYAFSRRVDDIGDGALEREVKAVRLADTRAMLARVREGAVDEDDTDPVAVALAHAAETFPIPLGGLDELIDGVLMDVHGETYETWDDLKVYCRCVAGAIGRLSLGVFGTEQGARGVERAPEYADTLGLALQLTNILRDVREDAQGGRTYLPADDLAKFGCSAGFSGPTPPEGSDFAGLVHFEVRRARALFAEGYRLLPMLDRRSGACVAAMAGIYRRLLDRIERDPQAVLRGRVSLPGREKAYVAVRGLSGLDARHVTRRTVRRRA from the coding sequence GTGATCCGGACCGTGGAGGCCGAACCACGCGTGTCCGCACCGGTACTCGCCGCCTACAGCTATTGCGAGGCCGTCACCGGACAGCAGGCCCGTAACTTCGCCTACGGCATCAGGCTCCTGCCGTTGCCCAAGCGCCGTGCGATGTCCGCGCTCTACGCGTTCTCGCGCCGCGTCGACGACATCGGCGACGGCGCGCTGGAGCGCGAGGTGAAGGCCGTCAGACTCGCGGACACCCGGGCGATGCTGGCCCGGGTCCGCGAGGGCGCGGTCGACGAGGACGACACCGACCCGGTCGCGGTCGCCCTCGCCCATGCCGCCGAGACCTTCCCGATCCCGTTGGGGGGCCTGGACGAGCTCATCGACGGCGTCCTGATGGACGTGCACGGCGAGACCTATGAGACCTGGGACGACCTCAAGGTCTACTGCCGCTGTGTCGCCGGGGCCATCGGGCGGCTCTCGCTCGGTGTCTTCGGTACGGAACAGGGGGCGCGCGGCGTCGAGCGCGCGCCGGAGTATGCCGACACGCTCGGTCTCGCGCTCCAGCTCACCAACATCCTGCGGGACGTCCGTGAGGACGCCCAGGGCGGGCGCACCTATCTGCCGGCCGACGATCTCGCGAAGTTCGGCTGCTCGGCCGGGTTCAGCGGGCCGACGCCACCGGAGGGCTCCGACTTCGCGGGTCTCGTGCACTTCGAAGTGCGCCGGGCCCGCGCCCTTTTCGCCGAGGGCTACCGGCTGCTCCCCATGCTCGACCGGCGCAGCGGTGCCTGTGTCGCCGCCATGGCCGGCATCTACCGACGGCTCCTCGACCGTATCGAGCGCGATCCCCAGGCGGTGCTGCGCGGCCGGGTCTCGCTGCCCGGACGCGAGAAGGCGTACGTCGCGGTGCGCGGCCTCTCCGGCCTCGACGCCCGGCATGTGACGCGGCGGACCGTCAGGAGGCGCGCTTGA
- a CDS encoding DUF6380 family protein: MDNSVQGDAAGEKWHATLRSGSASLTATVGCAPFKYHSGRAGEGAR; encoded by the coding sequence ATGGACAATTCGGTCCAAGGTGATGCCGCTGGGGAAAAGTGGCACGCAACCCTCCGCTCAGGGAGCGCGTCCCTGACTGCAACGGTCGGCTGTGCACCGTTCAAATACCACAGCGGCCGGGCAGGGGAGGGCGCACGATGA
- the hpnE gene encoding hydroxysqualene dehydroxylase HpnE, which produces MTDGNQSGRDAVVIGGGLAGITTALALADAGVRVTLLEGRPRLGGLAFSFQRGELTVDNGQHVYLRCCTAYRWFLDRIEGTALAPLQDRLDVPVVDVDKPEGRRLGRLRRDALPVPLHLGRSLATYPHLSLAERAKVGRAALALKGLDLADPDLDAQSFGSWLTAHGQSARAVEALWDLVGVATLNAVAGDASLGLAAMVFKTGLLSDPGAADIGWARVPLGELHDRLARKALDSAGVRTEVRTRVTSLSPDENGTWSVQVPGETLRADAVVLAVPQRETYDLLPDGALDAPEQLLAIGTAPILNVHVVYDRKVLNRPFFTALGTPVQWVFDRTDASGLRDGQYLALSQSAAQDEIDEPVAVLRERYLPELERLLPGARGAEVRDFFVTRERTATFDPAPGVGRLRPGARTKAPGLYLAGAWTATGWPATMESAVRSGVSAADAALSALGRPRPSRLFDMEEAA; this is translated from the coding sequence ATGACCGACGGCAATCAGTCGGGGCGGGACGCGGTCGTGATCGGCGGCGGACTCGCCGGCATCACCACGGCGCTCGCCCTCGCCGACGCGGGGGTCCGCGTCACGCTGCTCGAAGGCCGGCCCCGGCTGGGCGGGCTCGCCTTCTCCTTCCAGCGCGGCGAGCTGACCGTCGACAACGGACAGCACGTCTATCTGCGCTGCTGCACCGCCTACCGCTGGTTCCTCGACCGGATCGAGGGCACCGCGCTGGCGCCGCTGCAGGACCGTCTCGACGTGCCCGTGGTCGACGTCGACAAGCCCGAGGGACGGCGGCTCGGCAGGCTGCGGCGCGACGCGCTGCCGGTGCCCCTGCATCTGGGGCGCAGCCTCGCCACGTATCCGCATCTCTCGCTCGCCGAACGGGCCAAGGTGGGCCGGGCCGCGCTCGCGCTCAAGGGGCTCGACCTCGCCGATCCGGACCTGGACGCGCAGAGCTTCGGCAGCTGGCTGACCGCGCACGGTCAGTCGGCGCGTGCCGTGGAGGCCCTATGGGACCTGGTCGGGGTCGCCACCCTCAACGCGGTCGCGGGCGACGCCTCGCTGGGGCTCGCCGCGATGGTGTTCAAGACCGGTCTGCTGTCCGACCCGGGCGCGGCCGACATCGGATGGGCGCGCGTCCCGCTGGGTGAACTGCATGACCGGCTGGCCCGCAAGGCGCTCGACTCCGCGGGCGTGCGTACCGAGGTCCGTACACGCGTCACCTCCCTCTCTCCTGACGAGAACGGGACGTGGAGCGTTCAGGTTCCCGGCGAGACGCTGCGCGCGGACGCGGTCGTCCTCGCCGTACCCCAGCGCGAGACGTACGACCTGCTGCCGGACGGCGCCCTCGACGCCCCCGAACAGCTGCTCGCGATCGGCACCGCGCCGATCCTCAACGTGCACGTCGTGTACGACCGCAAGGTGCTGAACCGTCCCTTCTTCACCGCCCTCGGCACCCCGGTGCAGTGGGTGTTCGACCGCACCGACGCCTCCGGGCTCAGGGACGGGCAGTACCTGGCCCTGTCCCAGTCCGCCGCGCAGGACGAGATCGACGAGCCGGTCGCCGTCCTGCGCGAGCGCTATCTGCCGGAGCTGGAGCGGCTGCTGCCCGGTGCGCGCGGTGCCGAGGTGCGGGACTTCTTCGTGACCAGGGAGCGCACGGCGACGTTCGATCCCGCCCCCGGCGTCGGACGGCTGCGGCCCGGCGCCCGTACCAAAGCCCCCGGCCTGTACCTGGCCGGTGCGTGGACCGCCACAGGGTGGCCCGCGACCATGGAGAGTGCGGTCCGCAGTGGTGTGAGTGCGGCGGACGCCGCGCTGAGCGCCCTGGGCCGGCCCCGCCCCAGCCGCCTCTTCGACATGGAGGAGGCGGCCTGA
- a CDS encoding polyprenyl synthetase family protein, translating to MLDQHAAGPRTPGTATRGETVPTVPPASTAAEAVDVTALLERGRTLATPVLRAAIDRLAAPMDTVSAYHFGWIDAEGNPTAGDGGKAVRPALAVLSAEVTGAAPEVGIPGAVAVELVHNFSLLHDDLMDGDEQRRHRDTVWKVHGPAQAILVGDALFALANEVLLELGTVAAGRATRRLTSATRALIDGQAQDISYEHRDRVSVEECLEMEGNKTGALLACASSIGAVLGGADDRTADTLERYGYHLGLAFQAVDDLLGIWGDPVSTGKQTWSDLRQRKKSLPVVAALAAGGSASDRLGEILAADAKSSDFENFSEEEFAARAALIEEAGGRDWTAGEARRQHTIAVEALDAIDMPDRVRDRFTALADFVVVRKR from the coding sequence ATGCTCGATCAGCACGCGGCAGGCCCCCGCACCCCCGGTACCGCAACAAGAGGAGAGACTGTGCCCACTGTGCCCCCGGCCTCGACGGCTGCCGAGGCGGTGGACGTGACCGCGCTTCTGGAGCGTGGCCGAACCCTGGCCACTCCGGTGCTGAGGGCGGCGATCGACCGCCTGGCCGCTCCCATGGACACCGTTTCCGCCTACCACTTCGGCTGGATCGACGCCGAGGGCAACCCGACCGCCGGTGACGGCGGCAAGGCCGTGCGCCCCGCACTCGCGGTGCTGTCCGCCGAGGTCACCGGTGCCGCGCCCGAGGTCGGGATCCCCGGCGCCGTCGCCGTGGAGCTGGTCCACAACTTCTCGCTGCTGCACGACGACCTGATGGACGGCGACGAGCAGCGCCGTCACCGCGACACCGTCTGGAAGGTGCACGGCCCGGCCCAGGCCATCCTCGTCGGCGACGCCCTGTTCGCGCTGGCCAACGAGGTGCTCCTCGAACTCGGCACCGTCGCCGCGGGCCGCGCCACCCGGCGCCTCACCTCCGCCACCCGCGCCCTGATCGACGGCCAGGCCCAGGACATCTCCTACGAGCACCGCGACCGCGTCAGCGTCGAGGAGTGCCTGGAGATGGAGGGCAACAAGACCGGCGCCCTGCTGGCCTGCGCCAGCTCCATCGGCGCGGTGCTCGGCGGCGCGGACGACCGCACCGCCGACACCCTGGAGAGGTACGGCTACCACCTCGGCCTCGCCTTCCAGGCCGTCGACGACCTGCTCGGCATCTGGGGCGACCCGGTCTCCACCGGCAAGCAGACCTGGAGCGACCTGCGTCAGCGCAAGAAGTCCCTGCCGGTCGTGGCCGCGCTCGCGGCGGGCGGCTCCGCCTCCGACCGGCTCGGCGAGATCCTCGCCGCGGACGCCAAGAGCAGCGACTTCGAGAACTTCTCCGAGGAGGAGTTCGCGGCCCGCGCCGCCCTCATCGAGGAGGCGGGCGGCCGGGACTGGACGGCCGGCGAGGCCCGGCGTCAGCACACCATCGCCGTCGAGGCGCTCGACGCCATCGACATGCCCGACCGGGTGCGGGACCGGTTCACCGCGCTCGCCGACTTCGTCGTCGTACGAAAGAGATGA
- the shc gene encoding squalene--hopene cyclase, with protein MTATTDGSTGALPPRTAAASETDIETPAAAGVQEAAVRAVQRATEYLLARQDSQGWWKGDLETNVTMDAEDLLLRQFLGIRDESTTRAAGQFIRGEQREDGTWASFYGGPGELSTTIEAYVALRLAGDAPDEPHMARASEWIRARGGIASARVFTRIWLALFGWWKWEDLPELPPELIYFPKWVPLNIYDFGCWARQTIVPLTIVSAKRPVRPAPFPLDELHTDPADPNPAKPLAPAASWDGAFQRLDKALHQVRKVVPRRLRKAAVNTAARWIIERQENDGCWGGIQPPAVYSVIALHLVGYDLEHPVMRAGLESLDRFAIWREDGSRMIEACQSPVWDTCLATIALADAGVPADHPQLVKAADWMLGEEIVRPGDWAVKRPQLPPGGWAFEFHNDNYPDIDDTAEVVLALRRVRHHDPDRVENAIGRGVRWNLGMQSKNGAWGAFDVDNTSPFPNRLPFCDFGEVIDPPSADVTAHVVEMLAVEGLAHDPRTRRGIEWLLAEQEQDGSWFGRWGVNYVYGTGSVVPALTAAGIPAAHPAIRRAVSWLESVQNDDGGWGEDLRSYKEAAVWSGRGASTASQTAWALMALLAAGEKDSKAVERGIAWLAATQREDGSWDEPYFTGTGFPWDFSINYHLYRQVFPLTALGRYVHGEPFGKAGEA; from the coding sequence ATGACAGCGACGACCGACGGAAGCACCGGGGCTCTGCCGCCCCGGACTGCCGCGGCCAGCGAAACCGACATCGAGACCCCCGCGGCGGCCGGGGTACAAGAAGCCGCCGTACGCGCCGTGCAACGCGCCACGGAGTACCTGCTCGCACGGCAGGACTCGCAGGGCTGGTGGAAGGGCGACCTGGAGACCAACGTCACCATGGACGCCGAGGATCTGCTGCTCCGTCAGTTCCTGGGCATCCGCGACGAGTCCACCACCCGCGCCGCCGGCCAGTTCATCCGCGGCGAGCAGCGCGAGGACGGCACCTGGGCCTCCTTCTACGGCGGACCCGGCGAACTCTCCACCACCATCGAGGCGTACGTCGCCCTCCGGCTGGCCGGTGACGCACCCGACGAGCCGCACATGGCGAGGGCGTCGGAGTGGATCCGCGCCCGGGGCGGTATCGCCTCCGCCCGTGTCTTCACCCGGATCTGGCTCGCCCTGTTCGGCTGGTGGAAGTGGGAGGACCTGCCCGAGCTGCCGCCCGAGCTCATCTACTTCCCGAAGTGGGTGCCGCTCAACATCTACGACTTCGGCTGCTGGGCCCGGCAGACCATCGTCCCGCTGACGATCGTCTCGGCGAAGCGGCCGGTACGGCCCGCCCCCTTCCCGCTCGACGAACTGCACACCGATCCGGCCGACCCCAACCCGGCCAAGCCCCTTGCCCCGGCCGCGAGTTGGGACGGCGCCTTCCAGCGTCTGGACAAGGCGCTGCACCAGGTGCGCAAGGTCGTGCCGCGCCGGCTGCGCAAGGCGGCCGTCAACACCGCCGCCCGCTGGATCATCGAGCGGCAGGAGAACGACGGCTGCTGGGGCGGTATCCAGCCGCCGGCCGTGTACTCGGTCATCGCCCTCCACCTGGTCGGCTACGACCTCGAACACCCGGTCATGCGGGCGGGGCTGGAGTCGCTGGACCGTTTCGCCATCTGGCGCGAGGACGGGTCCCGGATGATCGAGGCCTGCCAGTCGCCGGTGTGGGACACCTGCCTGGCCACCATCGCGCTCGCCGACGCCGGTGTGCCCGCCGACCATCCGCAGCTCGTCAAGGCCGCGGACTGGATGCTCGGCGAGGAGATCGTCCGGCCCGGGGACTGGGCCGTCAAACGGCCCCAACTGCCCCCGGGCGGCTGGGCGTTCGAGTTCCACAACGACAACTACCCCGACATCGACGACACCGCGGAGGTCGTCCTCGCCCTGCGCCGGGTCAGGCACCACGACCCGGACCGGGTGGAGAACGCGATCGGGCGCGGGGTGCGCTGGAACCTCGGCATGCAGTCGAAGAACGGTGCCTGGGGCGCCTTCGACGTCGACAACACCAGCCCGTTCCCCAACCGGCTGCCGTTCTGCGACTTCGGTGAGGTCATCGACCCGCCGTCCGCCGACGTCACCGCCCATGTGGTGGAGATGCTGGCCGTCGAGGGACTCGCGCACGACCCGCGCACCCGACGCGGCATCGAGTGGCTGCTCGCCGAACAAGAACAGGACGGCTCGTGGTTCGGGCGCTGGGGCGTCAACTACGTCTACGGCACCGGGTCGGTGGTGCCCGCGCTCACCGCCGCCGGCATCCCCGCCGCGCACCCGGCGATCCGGCGGGCCGTGAGCTGGCTGGAGTCCGTCCAGAACGACGACGGCGGCTGGGGCGAGGATCTGCGCTCCTACAAGGAGGCCGCGGTGTGGAGCGGCCGTGGCGCCTCGACCGCCTCGCAGACGGCCTGGGCGCTGATGGCCCTGCTGGCCGCCGGCGAGAAGGACTCCAAGGCGGTCGAGCGGGGCATCGCGTGGCTCGCGGCCACCCAGCGGGAGGACGGCTCCTGGGACGAGCCCTACTTCACCGGCACCGGCTTCCCGTGGGACTTCTCCATCAACTACCACCTCTACCGGCAGGTCTTCCCGCTCACGGCACTCGGCCGGTACGTCCACGGGGAGCCGTTCGGCAAGGCGGGGGAGGCGTGA
- a CDS encoding phosphorylase family protein, which produces MTTRPASAPLLIACALGIEHLALRSGDRSGADGPVTVLRTGMGPKAAERAVTRALTDPALADAAVLATGFCAGLAPGMHPGDLVVAEETRDPDGTVPCVGTDLLVKELLRAAPGRTVHTGPLTGSDHVVRGHERSDLLATGAIAVDMESAATLHSAVRSGVRPVAAVRVVVDAPEHELVRIGTVRGGISAFRVLRSVLPAFYEWHRSLLLPRR; this is translated from the coding sequence ATGACCACCCGGCCGGCCTCCGCCCCGCTGCTGATCGCCTGCGCGCTCGGCATCGAGCACCTGGCCCTGCGCAGCGGCGACCGCTCCGGCGCCGACGGGCCGGTCACCGTGCTCCGCACCGGCATGGGCCCCAAGGCCGCCGAGCGGGCCGTCACCCGCGCCCTCACCGATCCCGCGCTCGCCGACGCCGCGGTACTGGCCACCGGCTTCTGTGCGGGGCTCGCCCCCGGCATGCACCCAGGCGATCTCGTCGTCGCCGAGGAGACCCGGGATCCGGACGGAACCGTTCCCTGCGTCGGGACCGACCTACTCGTCAAGGAGCTCCTGCGGGCGGCCCCCGGACGCACCGTCCACACCGGACCGCTCACCGGCTCCGATCACGTCGTACGCGGTCACGAACGGTCCGATCTGCTCGCGACCGGCGCGATCGCGGTCGACATGGAGTCCGCGGCGACGCTCCACAGCGCCGTGCGGTCGGGGGTACGCCCTGTTGCGGCCGTCCGGGTGGTCGTGGACGCTCCAGAACATGAACTCGTCCGGATCGGCACGGTGCGCGGTGGAATATCAGCTTTCCGCGTCCTTCGCTCCGTCCTTCCCGCTTTCTATGAATGGCACCGTTCCTTGCTGCTCCCCAGGAGGTGA
- the hpnH gene encoding adenosyl-hopene transferase HpnH, with amino-acid sequence MAMPLRQSIKVATYLAEQKLRKRDKFPLIVELEPLFACNLACEGCGKIQHPAGVLKQRMPVAQAVGAVLESGAPMVSIAGGEPLMHPQIDEIVRQLVAKKKYVFLCTNAMLLRKKMDKFTPSPYFAFAVHIDGLRERHDESVAKEGVFDEAVEAIKEAKKRGFRVTTNSTFFNTDTPQTVIEVLNYLNDDLHVDEMMISPAYAYEKAPDQEHFLGVEQTRELFKKAFAGGNRKKWRLNHSPLFLDFLEGKVDFPCTAWAIPNYSLFGWQRPCYLMSDGYVPTYRELIEETDWDKYGRGKDPRCANCMAHCGYEPTAVLATMGSLKESLRAMRETVSGNRE; translated from the coding sequence ATGGCCATGCCGCTGCGTCAGTCCATCAAGGTCGCTACATACTTGGCCGAACAAAAGCTCCGCAAGCGGGACAAGTTCCCGCTGATCGTGGAGCTGGAACCCCTCTTCGCGTGCAACCTCGCGTGCGAGGGCTGCGGCAAGATCCAGCACCCGGCGGGTGTGCTCAAGCAGCGCATGCCGGTGGCGCAGGCCGTCGGGGCGGTGCTGGAGTCCGGTGCGCCGATGGTGTCCATCGCCGGCGGCGAGCCGCTGATGCACCCTCAGATCGATGAGATCGTGCGGCAGTTGGTGGCGAAGAAGAAGTACGTCTTCCTCTGCACCAACGCCATGCTGCTGCGCAAGAAGATGGACAAGTTCACGCCCTCGCCCTATTTCGCCTTCGCCGTGCACATCGACGGGCTGCGTGAGCGGCACGACGAGTCGGTGGCGAAGGAGGGCGTGTTCGACGAAGCCGTCGAGGCGATCAAGGAGGCCAAGAAGCGCGGCTTCCGGGTCACGACCAACTCGACCTTCTTCAACACGGACACCCCGCAGACCGTCATCGAGGTGCTCAACTACCTCAACGACGACCTGCACGTCGACGAGATGATGATCTCGCCCGCCTACGCCTACGAGAAGGCGCCCGACCAGGAGCACTTCCTGGGCGTGGAGCAGACCCGCGAACTCTTCAAGAAGGCCTTCGCGGGCGGCAACCGCAAGAAGTGGCGGCTCAACCACTCGCCCCTGTTCCTCGACTTCCTGGAGGGCAAGGTCGACTTCCCGTGCACGGCGTGGGCGATCCCGAACTACTCGCTGTTCGGCTGGCAGCGCCCCTGCTACCTGATGAGCGACGGGTACGTGCCGACGTACCGCGAACTCATCGAGGAGACCGACTGGGACAAGTACGGCCGCGGCAAGGACCCGCGCTGCGCCAACTGCATGGCGCACTGCGGCTACGAGCCCACCGCCGTCCTCGCCACCATGGGCTCGCTGAAGGAGTCGCTGCGCGCGATGCGCGAGACGGTCTCCGGAAACCGGGAGTGA
- the ispG gene encoding flavodoxin-dependent (E)-4-hydroxy-3-methylbut-2-enyl-diphosphate synthase, protein MTAVSLGLPEVPVRPIAERRVSRRIQVGPVAVGGGAPVSVQSMTTTRTSDIGATLQQIAELTASGCQIVRVACPTQDDADALATIARKSQIPVIADIHFQPKYVFSAIEAGCAAVRVNPGNIKQFDDKVREIARAAADHGTPIRIGVNAGSLDRRLLQKYGKATPEALVESALWEASLFEEHGFRDIKISVKHNDPVVMVNAYRLLAEQCDYPLHLGVTEAGPAFQGTIKSAVAFGALLSRGIGDTIRVSLSAPPAEEVKVGIQILESLGLRQRRLEIVSCPSCGRAQVDVYKLADEVTAGLEGMEVPLRVAVMGCVVNGPGEAREADLGVASGNGKGQIFVKGEVIKTVPESKIVETLIEEAMKIAEQMEQDGVASGEPAVTVS, encoded by the coding sequence ATGACCGCCGTCTCCTTGGGCCTCCCCGAGGTACCGGTCCGGCCGATCGCCGAGCGGCGCGTGTCGCGGCGGATCCAGGTCGGGCCGGTGGCGGTCGGGGGCGGGGCGCCGGTGTCGGTGCAGTCGATGACGACGACCCGTACGTCCGACATCGGCGCCACCCTTCAGCAGATCGCGGAACTCACCGCGTCCGGCTGCCAGATCGTCCGCGTCGCCTGCCCCACGCAGGACGACGCGGACGCCCTCGCGACCATCGCCCGCAAGTCGCAGATCCCGGTGATCGCGGACATCCACTTCCAGCCCAAGTACGTGTTCTCGGCGATCGAGGCCGGCTGTGCGGCCGTCCGCGTCAATCCCGGCAACATCAAGCAGTTCGACGACAAGGTCCGGGAGATCGCCCGGGCCGCCGCGGACCACGGCACACCGATCCGGATCGGCGTCAACGCCGGGTCGCTGGACCGCAGGCTCCTGCAGAAGTACGGGAAGGCGACACCGGAGGCGCTCGTCGAATCGGCGCTGTGGGAAGCGTCGTTGTTCGAGGAGCACGGCTTCAGGGACATCAAGATCTCGGTCAAGCACAACGACCCCGTGGTCATGGTCAACGCCTACCGGCTGCTCGCCGAGCAGTGCGACTACCCGTTGCACCTGGGGGTCACGGAAGCCGGTCCCGCCTTTCAGGGCACGATCAAGTCGGCGGTGGCCTTCGGGGCGCTCCTCAGCAGGGGCATCGGCGACACGATCAGGGTCTCGTTGTCCGCGCCGCCCGCCGAGGAGGTCAAGGTCGGCATCCAGATCCTGGAGTCGCTGGGCCTTCGGCAGCGGCGCCTGGAGATCGTGTCGTGTCCGTCCTGCGGGCGCGCCCAGGTCGACGTCTACAAGCTGGCCGACGAGGTCACCGCGGGCCTGGAGGGCATGGAAGTGCCCCTGCGGGTCGCGGTGATGGGATGTGTGGTCAACGGTCCCGGCGAGGCGCGGGAGGCGGACCTCGGGGTCGCCTCCGGCAACGGCAAGGGCCAGATCTTCGTCAAGGGCGAGGTCATCAAGACCGTCCCCGAGTCGAAGATCGTGGAGACCCTCATCGAGGAGGCGATGAAGATCGCCGAACAGATGGAGCAGGACGGCGTCGCGTCGGGGGAGCCGGCCGTCACCGTGAGCTGA